The Oscillatoria acuminata PCC 6304 genomic interval TGGATTAATGCTTCCCAAGTGGATCCGGTAGGTGAAACTCCCTGCTGCCACTGCGCCAGAATCGAGGCGATCGCCCTCTCGTTCTCCATAAATCAATTTCCCTTTAATCCTTAATCCTGGCCTTTCCTTTGATTAACAATCCATTAAGAACCGAGGGTAAAGGCGAGGACGAATAGATTATAAATCATGCCAATTTTAAAGGAATTGATTCCCTGGGCCAATAGCGATCGCTTCATTTGGTCGTGAATCCGATAGAAAAAATAACTATAGACTTCGGTTAATACAATTAAAACAGCCGCTACCATCACATCTAAGTTGGCATTTTGTCCGGCGATCGTGGTAATTGCCGTTCCCACAAAATTACCCAGTAAAAAGCTAATCAGCACTACGGATATCCGTCGCCACGGATTCCGTAACGATTGCCTCAGTTCAGAAACGGTACCATCAAACAGACTGTTCAGACGGGTATTCTGCATAGCTTATATCATGATTAAATTTAGCTTAAATCAAACATTGAGCTCGAACCCTGACCCGTTCAGTCCAAGACCCGATTCAGATCTGGGCGATCGCGCCGCCCAATGGCGACCCCACAATCTCATCTCCCCCCGCATTTCCATCCAGGAAGCAGCATCCGCCAGTTTGTTAGATACAATAGCATATTCCACCCATCTCCCCCATCTCCCCCATCTCCCCCACTCTCCCCCACCTCCCAACTCTCCCCCACCTCCCCCACCTCCCAACTCTCCCCCATCTCCCCCATCTCCCCCATCTCCCCCATCTCCCCCATCTACCAAGGACAAATGACAAACGACAAACGACAAACAACAAACGACAAATGACAAATAACTGTAAACCCTAACGGACCCTAGATACACAAACAACTGATGAAACTTCAAATGAATCGCTTTTGGGATACTCAAAATCAAATCAGCGTCCCGCCTAAGTTCACTTTACTCTTATCAATTTTGGGGTTATTGGGGATTGGATGGATTGCATTTTTATGGAAATTAGGCAGCGTTGGTTTAGTGGATGAAACGGAACCCTTATTTGCAGAAGCGGCCCGCCAAATGGTGGTCACTGGGGATTGGATTACACCTTATTTTAATCAAGAAACGCGATTTGATAAACCGCCGTTGATTTATTGGTTAATGGCAGTCGCCTACCAAATTTTTGGCGTGAATGAATGGGCCGTGCGTCTCCCTTCCGCTTTATCGGCCATTGTTTTAATGGGTTTTGTCTTCTTTACCCTGCTTTATTTTACCGTTCCCCACTCTTCCAATGTTTCAGAAATTCAAGAACCAGAACCGACGCGGACTATCCCTCGAAAAGCCTGGTTTTGTGCCGGACTCGGGGGGGCGATCGCGGCCTTGAATTTCCAAACCATTGCTTGGGGAAGAATCGGCGTTTCTGATATGTTATTGAGTGCTTGCATGGGAACCGCCCTGCTTGCTTTCTTTTGGGGATATGCCAGTTCTCAGCCTTTGGAAAACACCAAAAATCAAGTCAAAAACTTGCCACCAACCATCTTAACTGCCGATGTTTGGTATATCATTTTTTACAGCTTTATCGCCTTAGCCATTCTCGCCAAAGGACCCGTAGGGATTGTTTTACCGGGATTAATTATTGGATCATTTGCTATTTATCTGGGAAAAATCAAAGAATTGTGGCGGGAAATCAAACCCCTGCGCGGGATTTTAATCATCACCACTATCGCCCTGCCTTGGTATGTTTTAGTCATTTTAGCCAATGGCCAAAACTATATTGATACATTTTTTGGATATCATAATTTTGAACGCTTTACCCAGGTCGTCAACAATCACAGTGAAGCCTGGTATTTTTACTTTTTAGTCCTGTTAGCAGGATTTTCCCCTTGGTCAATTTATTTACCCATTGCTATCGCCCGGTTACGCTTTTGGAAACGCAGTTGGTTGCGGAATCAACCCCGGGCTAATCATCTGGGTTTATTTGCTTTATTTTGGTTAGGCGGCATCTTTATTTTCTTTACCGTTGCTGTCACCAAACTCCCCAGTTACATTCTTCCTGCCCTCCCTGCTGCTGCCCTATTAGTTGCTTTATTTTGGAGTGAAGAAAGTTTTAAACCTGACCGTGATGGTAAACCCAATCGCTTTAATCTATTTGCGGGAGTTTCCATCATGGGTAACTTAATCTTATTCTTGCTGATGGCGGCGGCTATTCTCTATGTTCCCAGACTCTTAACCCCAGACCCAGCCATGCCGCAATTTGGCGAAGTTTTGGAAAATTCGGGTTTGATTGAACGAGGCGCTTTAATTTTAATAGCCAATGCCTTAGTTGGGGTAATTTTGGTCTTAAAACGCCAGTGGCGATGGATTATTGTAGTGAATGTTGCTGGATTTGTGGCTTTTTTCATGTTGGCAATTATGCCGGTTTATTTTATCTTTGATAGCGAACGGCAATTGCCAGTCCGCCAACTGGCTGAAATTATTGAACAGGTGAAACAACCGGAACAGCAGGTGGTGATGATTGCTTTTGAAAAACCTAGTTTAGTCTTTTACAGTCATCAACAGATTCAATTTTTTAGGCGTTCTAATCATGCCCGAGAATATTTGCAAGAATTAGCTGCAAAGAATTCCAATCTGCTGCCGTTTTTAGTGTTGGGATATCCTGACAAAATTAAGGGACTGGAAATTGCTAATCCTGAATCTTATCAACTGATTGCCCAACGAGGAAATTATTGGCTGGTGGAAATGCCAAAACAGTTGTTTTTGCCAGAGGGAATAGGGATGAAGGATGAGGGGTGAGCAGTTTCTAGTTAAGATAACGCCTGAAGGCGTTAGGACGAACTTACCCATCTCCCCCATCTCAGATTCAAATTTTCAACGCTTGGTTAATCGACTCCAGTAACTCCTCCATTGATAGAGAAGGAGGTAACAGTTGGGTGGCGATCGCCTTTAAACTGGACCGAAATTCTCCGTTGGTGGCTGTTTCCGGGGTTTCCAAGGAACGATCCACAATTAAAATGGCAGGGCGATCGGGAAGCTGTTCCAACACTTTCAGCGCCTCAATCGGGAACTGAGTGGGGACAGAATCCGGAACATAAATTAACAGCAAATCTACACTCTGATGTTGCAATTGCTGCCAAACTTCTGACCAAGAACGACCCATCCAACATCTAAACCCAGCGGTTTGGATATATTGAATCGAAGCCTGTAACCACTCGTGTTTGGTTGAGGTGGAATCCAGGGGGAAACGGCCCGATTCCCCACTCCCCGACCGTTTGGATACCCCCGGGGTAACTGCCTCGTATCGGTCCGTAAATTGGCACAAAATCGAGATATCAATGGCTAAAATTGCCGGTTTAGAACTCATTCCCACAGCGACTTCCACCGCCTGTAATAACGCGGTGACATTGGGCCATTGCTCATCGTCCCGATCGCTGCCATGAATCGGTTGGAGATAGGGAAACACCGTCAACCCGGGCACTTGGGAGGCGGATAGGGCAATTTGGCGATCGAGGGTCACCAGGGGGACCGCCGCGAGGGCGGGATATTGGCTGAATTGTTGGATAAACAGACTGGGGTTATGGAGGTGATGGGCTGGATCCAGCAAGATAGCGTCCAGACGCCAGACTCGGGCCAATAATTCGGCCTGTTCGAGATCATCGGCTTCTAACACCCGATAATGATAGGACGCCGAGGGATTTAACCCCGAGGTGAGCAGTTTGTTGAGTTGATCGCTCAACCCGTTGCTGTGATCCGGGCCCGATCGCTCCTCAATGTCCCGATATTCCGGGTCAAAGGGACTCAACCGCAACACCGTCAGGGTCGTTTGTGGTGTCGCCAAACTCTCATCTGTCGGGTCCTGCATTAACCCCTCTAAGGTTTTTTCTAGGGAATTTCCCTTCACCGGCAGGGTTAAAAACCCATTACATTGCGCCCGAATCGCCCGTTCCTTGTCCACCTCCGTTGCCATGACAATCGCCGGGATATGTCGAGTTTGTGGGTCAGATTTGAGCAGGGTGAGCACGTCCCAACCGGAGAGCATCGGCAGGAATAAATTCAAAAAAATAGCCCGAGGTTGTAAGCGTCGAGCCTTTTCCACCGCCTCAGTCCCTGCACGGGCGATCGCCACCCGATAACCCAATTCATTAAACCGTTCCGTCAAATCATCAATATATCGAGGGACCGCTTCCACAATTAAAATTAAGCGATTCTTGGTGGGGTCCACTCGTTCCGTGAAGGTGGTCGTCTGTTGCGGGGGACAAGGGGGTAACAGCAGGGTAAACTCACTCCCCACCCCTTCTTTAGAAATAAACGTGACATCCCCCCCATGAGCACGCGCAAGGCGCTGAGTTAACGCCAATCCCAAACCCGTTCCCTCAAATTGCCTTGTCATCGGGTTTTCCAATTGTTGGAATTTTTGAAAAATCAAGTGCTGTTTTTGGGCGGGGATGCCAATTCCTGTATCCCAGACGGTAAAAGCCAGCCAACCTTCCCAGCGATTCACTCGCAGGCCAATTTCTCCGCCATTGGCGGTAAATTTAATGGCGTTGGAGAGGAGATTGTACAGCATTTGCCGCAGGCGCAATTCATCCGCTACTGGGCTGGGTAAACCGGGTTCGAGTTCCAGGGTAAAGGGGATTTCCAGTTCGGTAATGGCGGCATTGCTGCTGCTGCCATGAACTGGGGAATCCGAGGGGTGATGGGACTGTTTGGCTTGGTCAAAGGCGCGATCGCAGACTTCCGGGATACTCACAGGTTCGAGAATCAGTTCCATTTGTCCACTCTCGATCCGGGTGAGGTCCAGGATGTCATTGACCACATTCATCAAATGTCGCCCACTGGTGTAGATCATTTGAGCATAGCGAGCTTGGCGATCGGTCAGGGGTCCAAGGGTCCGTTCCTTGAGCAGACTCGATAACCCCAGAACAGCGGTGAGGGGGGTTTTGAGTTCGTGACTGATACAGGCCAAAAATTCATCTTTAAGCCGGTTCATCTGCATTAAATCAGCATTTTTGGCCGCGAGTTCTTTGGCAACTTGCTGTTGAACTGTGACATCTTGAGCGAGCACCAACCAGAGGGATTCGGTTTCTGAACCCTCGGATTGGATGGAGGCAGAAATGGCCGAGTGAGTACCATCGGATTGATTCCCAGTGGACTCGGAGGGAGTAGATTCTGGGCCGCCAGAAGGAGCAAAGGGGGAATCCTGCCAGGACAGATGAGGCGATCGCGCTGATAACGCAAAGCCGATCGGGATTTTCACAAATTGCCACACTCGGTCCGACCCTTTCGGCATGGGACATAAACCCAAACTCACCGACTCCGAGTCTAGGTTTTCTAGGAGGTTCGGTTCCTGATTCGATGTCGGTTGTGATGGGATGTTCAATTCCCCCGAGGGTTCCGTATCCAGTTCGGAGAAAGAGTCAAAGTAGGTCCGCCATGCTTGGTTGTAAATCGCCACTTTTCCCGCCGAAGTTTGCAACTTCATCGGCAAAGGGATTTCTTCTAGGAGTTCCCCCAGGGGACGAAGCGTTCCAAAGGGCCATGCTTTGATCCCATTGAGCGCCTCGGGACCCTCGGACGGTTGTTCTGGGGTTCCGGGGGTCCGGGGAACGAGGGTGTTCGTTTGGGCGATCGCCGCGATCGCCCGGGGAAAATCCAACAACCCTAAGCATTTGCCCTCGGCATCCACCACCACCCACTCCGGTTGCCTAGGGGAGTCCGAATCTGGGGTTTGGAGTCTCTCCCAGAACTGAGTTAAGCTAAAATTAGCCGGAACCCTTTCCACTGGGGCGATCGCCCCAGGACTCAATCGGCCTACAGGTTGTTGCCAAATGTCTAAATCATGGCCAGTTGGTCCATCAAAATCTCCCTCCTGATTCGGGCTACCATTCCCCACCAAGGTGCAGAAGCGCGCTATCAAGGTGGCTAAATCCGGATGATCTGTGCCATTTCTCTGCTCACTCAACCCCCACTCCCGATTTGTGCTTTCCCCCTGCAATAAATTCAGGAACACATAGCCTATATCGAGGACGCCCACGGGAGCTTCCGCTTCATTGATCAGGATGAGGCGCTCAAACGCTGACATCTGCCCCGCGCTGATGCTCAAGCGATGCCACAACTCTGCTATACTTACCGTTTGCGGGCATACAGGGGTAGGGAGCGTAAATTCTTTTAGGAGTAGGGGGGTCTTTAACATAGGGAACTGGGGATGAAGATCTTGCAAAAATCAGAACGGGGTCTTGAGCTAACGGTAACACCCAGCATTGGGGGTTCCCTCACAGGGTACGGTTCCATAGGGCTTTTACTCTAACCCCTAGGGCATCCGGATAGCTATTAGATAAATCGGATAAGAAACCGCGTCTCTTACCCATCTTGGTTCTAAGTCACTAGAGATTTAACGAAGAAACCAGGTTGGTCTTCCCTCTACTGTACCGACGTCCTAGTACATCCTGCTTCGTTGTGTAGGTCAGGGGGGATAACCCTTACAGAATTACCAGGGAATCAGATTGTTGGCATGAGGACAAGGGCGCATCACTCCAGGTCTAGATCAATTATGGATCTCAATGGGGTGTGAGGCCGGGCGACCCATTACAATTTAGGTACAGTGTTTGTTGAATGTTTGACACAACCTTGAGCCCCCAGTTATGGAGGCAGGGCAATTTTGAACGTTGCGGCTGCACGAGTAGTCACTTGGAACATCGATTTTCTAATAACGTTTTGCAAAACAAACTGTTTATTTGTACTTTCGGGCCATCGGATATCCTGGCGCAATCGCTCACCCAGTTTTTGGAGAGCGATCGCTACTTGCTTACTTATTTTCAGGGGACTGATGAGTTTCTCGCCTTTGTCGAACGAGAAAAACAACAGCTTGACTGTTTAATGTTACAAGCTCATCCCCACTTAAAGGGCCTCGCCCATCAACTCCATCAACAATCAATTCTATTGCCTGCGGTGATTGTGCACCTGGGTTCCCATCAAGCCAGTGAATCCGCAGAAGCTCCCGCTTCTGACCTCAACGACATCCTCCTAACTTCCATAAAATCCCCGGACAATGGGGAGTTTGTCTCCTCAAAAGTGGTCTATCATACCGCAGAAAGCCATATTTTTGTCCCTCAACTCCCTGATATCGGTCGATACGTCGAAAAAGCCATCACCCAGTTTATTAATTTTTCCCCAGTCTCCTGGGAAAGCGATCGCAGCCAATCCCCCCCCCATTCATCTCCAGACATTTCCACTCAAAACTTTCTTGGGCCTCAGCAGCGGATGCTCGCTGAGAAATTGAGAGAGCGACTAGGATACCTTGGTGTGTACTACAAACGCAATCCCAAACGTTTTTTGCGGAATTTACCCCCCGCAGAGCGGCAACATTTTTTAGATGAACTCCAAGCCGAATATCGTGATATTGTTTTGAATTATTTCTCAACCGATGGCTCCCTCAATCAAAAAATTGATGAGATGGTCAGTACCGCTTTTTTGGCTGATATCTCCGTGACGCAGATTGTAGAAATACACATGGATTTAATGGATGATTTTTCTAAGCAACTTAAACTAGAAGGGCGCAGTGAAGAAATTCTCCTAGACTACCGATTAACTCTGATTGATATTATTGCCCATTTATGTGAAATGTATCGTCGCTCAATTCCCAGAGATGCTTAATCGACTTTCAGTCCTGCCTGACCCCCATGTTTCTTCTCGGCTCAATTTTTCTGAATTAAATCCATGATTAACCCCAAGAAAACCTACGTTCTCAAGCTGTATGTTGCCGGGAACACCCCCAACTCAGTTCGAGCTTTGAAAACCCTCAAAGATATTTTAGAACAGGAATTTGAAGGGGTTTATGCCCTTAAAGTGATTGATGTCTTGAAAAATCCTCAACTCGCAGAAGAGGATAAAATCTTGGCAACCCCCACCCTCTCCAAAATTCTGCCCCCTCCGGTCCGCAAAATCATCGGAGACCTCTCGGACCGCGAAAAAGTCTTGATCGGTTTAGACCTCCTCTATGAAGAATTACGAGAAGAACGGGAATTTGAGTAAAAAGAACTCGGTTCAAAACTGTCCCAGCTTCTCTTAATTAATTTATAATCCTAGGTCCATTGTCCCTCAAATCTAGCCTTCTTGTCATTTTAAACACGCCCTATGAATCTTACTAAGCCATCTGGAGAAAGCGAAGAACGTATGCCCCTTGGCGTCCATAAAATCCGCACCATGATTGAGGGGTTTGATGACATCAGTCATGGCGGAATGCCGGTCGGCAGAACTACGTTAGTCAGTGGCACTTCCGGTACCGGAAAAACCCTGTTTGCCGTCCAGTTCCTTTATAACGGCATTACCTTTTTCGAGGAACCCGGGGTTTTCGTAACCTTTGAAGAATCTCCTAGCGATATTATCAAAAATGCCTATAGTTTTGGCTGGGACTTGCAAGGCTTAATTGACCAAGGTAAACTCTTTATCCTCGATGCTTCGCCGGATCCAGAAGGACAAGATGTGGTCGGAAATTTTGACCTTTCTGCCTTGATTGAGCGGATTCAATATGCCATTCGCAAATATAAAGCCAAACGGGTCTCGATTGACTCCGTAACCGCCGTCTTTCAACAATATGATGCCGCCTCGGTGGTCCGTCGGGAAATCTTCCGCTTAGTCGCCCGCCTCAAACAAGTGGGCGCAACCACCATTATGACTACCGAACGAGTCGAAGAATATGGACCCGTGGCCCGGTTTGGTGTGGAGGAATTCGTCTCGGATAATGTGGTCATTGTTCGCAATGTCTTAGAAGGGGAACGGCGTCGCCGGACCCTGGAAATTTTGAAATTGCGCGGCACTACCCACATGAAAGGGGAATACCCTTTCACTATCACGAATGAAGGGATTAATATCTTCCCCCTTGGGGCAATGCGCCTCACCCAACGGTCCTCCAATGTCCGAGTTTCTTCCGGGGTCAAAACCCTCGATACCATGTGTGGCGGGGGATTTTTCAAGGATTCGATTATTCTGGCAACGGGCGCAACTGGCACCGGAAAAACCCTCCTGGTCAGCAAATTCTTGGAGGATGCCTGTAAGAGTGGGCAACGGGCGATGATGTTTGCCTACGAAGAATCCCGCGCTCAACTGCTCAGAAATGCTTACTCTTGGGGCATTGATTTTGAAGAACTGGAAGAGAAGGGATTGCTGAGAATTCTCTGTGCTTATCCCGAGTCTGCTGGGTTGGAAGACCATTTACAAATCATTAAAACCGATATCTCGGAATTTAAACCGGCTCGCATTGCGATCGACTCTTTGTCTGCCTTAGCTCGTGGTGTGAGTAACAATGCCTTTCGTCAATTTGTGATTGGGGTAACGGGCTATGCCAAACAAGAGGAAATCACCGGATTTTTCACGAATACCACGGACCAATTCATGGGCGCTCATTCGATTACCGAATCCCATATTTCTACCATTACCGATACCATTTTGATGTTGCAGTATGTGGAAATTCGCGGGGAAATGTCTCGGGCGATTAATGTCTTCAAAATGCGCGGGTCTTGGCATGATAAAGGCATTCGGGAATATTCGATTAGTCAAAAGGGACCGGATATTAAAGGCTCTTCAGACTTTCTGGTGATAAGTTTTTCTAATCATCTGGTGGATATTTAAACATTTTTGAGTGGCTCCCTCTTTAATTTAATAATGACTATGATGAAAAAGCTGCTAAAAGACGTAACCGAAAGTTTTCAAAATTTCTAAATCCATATCCTTGTCGCTTTACGAGTTTTATTTTGTTGTTAATTCCCTCCATAACACCACTACTAGCATGACTAATAAAATAATTGCAAATCGTTGATAAATGCTCGGAAATAGTATTAATAACTTTCCCATATACTTGGCGAGCTTTCTTTAACCATTCTTGAAAACGCTTTTCGCCTTCTGAAACACTTTGACTCGTTTCATAAATGTTTCGGAATTCCTCTTTATATTCGTAAGCTGCCTTCAAACGCTTAGATTTAGATAACAGGTTTTCTAATTCATCCCGTTCAGAATCTTTTAAATCAATTTTGTTTCTCAAAATAAGAGAAAGTTTATTCTTTTCGTTAACACCAGAAGATTTAGCAATTTTTTTCAATTCTTCAATCAGAAGTTTCATTACATGAAATCTGTCAGTCACAATTTGAGCATTTGGAAAAATTTCTTTAATAACTTTTGGAAAGCCATGCCACATATCAACACTCACTTCTTTTACCGCTTTTTTTACTTTAATCGGAAGTTCAGAAAGCCTTTCTATCAAACAATCTTGGGTCCTTCCATCAACAACTTCTATTAGCTTTTTTTTATCTAGGTCGCAGATTACTGCTTTATAATCTTGATGCCCTTTATGCATGGCAATTTCATCAAGACTTATCCGAGTAGCTTCGAGCCAATGCTGATCTTCTTGCTTTTTAGCAATTTGATTAAATATCCCTTCAGTTTCATCATAAGACAGCCCTTCAGTCGAGGCAACTTGAGCTATGCTTGATGAAACTACGCGCTCAAAAATATTGATTTCATATCGCAAAGTATGTCGCCTTTTCCAGTCTATCCATGACAGGTTTTCTGTGAAATATTTTTGACAACAACGGCAATAAAATTGCCGTCGTGGCACTAGCAAATAAGTAAATTTATCAAAACAGGAAAGGTCTCGTACTATCATCGGACGGTTTTGATTGATTTCGGTGGTATAGCCCTGGCATTTTGGACAATTTGTCCCTAAATTGGTCAATTTAATGTTAAGGTAAACTTCATTTTCTTCGGTCAAAACTTTGGCAACCGTAACTTCAGGTAATCCCAGCATTAAATTCAGATAATTTTCCATAAACCTGAGTGCCTCATTTTTTAGACAGAAAGGGTAATGAGCAATTTTTGCCCTGTTTTTATCAGTTTACGGCTAAACTTTGGACTTCCTAACTAAATTTAATTATTTTTTTAGTATTTGGGTGATTTATGAGACTCCTTTTGGTCAAGTTTAAAGTTGGAAGCCTTGATATATATGATTTTCAGGTTTTAAGCCCGCGAACAAGTACCGAATTGATTAGAAAAACTTATCACCAGAAAGTCTGAAGAGCCATATTAAAGATTCGTTCCGCAATTATGAACGGATTATCAGTGGTTCTCCCTCTCGGATTGCGGTAGATGAAAAAACCGAACTCTCCCGTATTGTTAAAGGGGTGCAGGGCAAAGCTGGGGAGGAACTTTAGGGAAGTCTATAAAATAAAATATCCAAAAAACCCCGCAGGCTAAAGCCTGGGGCTACACAGACGAAGCCCGCCTGCGCGGGCTAATAGAGAGTTGTTAGGTCCTTAATCATTGGATGTGGATGATTTATACCACATCGGGTTCGTCAAAGTCGATTTCCTAAAAATAAAATATCCAAAAAACCCGCAGGCTAAAGCCTGGGGCTACACAGACGAAGCCCGCCTGCGCGGGCTAATAGAGACTTGTTAGGTCCTTAATCATTGGATGTGGATGATTTATACCCAATCTGGTTCGTAAAAAAAAACCCCGCAGGCTAAAGCCTGGGGCTACACAGACGAAGCCCGCCTGCGCGGGCTAATAGAGAGTTGTTAGGTCCTTAATCATGGGATGTGGATGATTTATACCCAATCTGGTTCGTAAAAGTCGATTTCCTAAAAATAAAATATCCAAAAAACCCGCAGGCTCAAGCCTGGGGCTACACAGACGAAGCCCGCCTGCGCGGGCTAATAGAGACTTGTTAGGTCCTTAATCATGGGATGTGGATGATTTATACCCAATCTGGTTCGTAAAAGTCGATTTCCTAGATTAGCCCGCGCAGGCGGGCTTTGTTCGTGTAGCCCCAGGCTTGACGCTGCGGGGCATGGGGACTTATACCTAGATTAGCCCGCGCAGGCGGGCTTTGTTCGTGTAGCCCCAGGCTTGACGCTGCGGGGCATGGGGATTATACTAGATTAGCCCGCGCAGGCGGGCTTTGTTCGTGTAGCCCCAGGCTTGACGCTGCGGGGCATGGAAACTGAAGGACAAGCATCAAAAAAAAAGGGGTCCAGTTTGAAACTGGACCCCTTTTTTATGAAGTGTTAATCACCCAACGAGCACGGAGGGATTTGAACCCCCGACACCCAGAACCGGAATCTGGTGCTCTATCCCCTGAGCTACGTGCCCTAACGATCTCTAACTATATCACCTGTTTGCTAGAATAGCTATCAGTGAAAATACTGGTTTTCTGGGGACTGGGTTGCTCCCGGGGGCATTAGGTCCGCAGGACCGACAAATTCAGACAAATTCTAGGGTGAGGCTATAGGCCGGAAGCCTCTCTGGGGAGGGCTATAGAGAAAATAGACTGGCTAAAACCGGATTGGGTATGAAGCTCATTCCGGTCCCTTCCCTTTGGTCCCTTCTCGGCGAAATGCCTGAATATTTGGACGTTTCCAGGGAGGCTAGAGAGAAATCTTAAAAAAAGTTAAAATTTTAAAGAAATGTTTAAGATTTGACCTTTTTTATCTCGAAGCTCACCGGGCGATAGGCTGACCCCTTTTTACTTGCCCCTTTGAGGCTGACCCCCGCTCAATTTTTAAGACAGTCATACTCATGAATAATTCGATCGCTGGACGCTATGCACATTATATTCGCTGGTCTGCCGAGACCGAACTGACCCCAGTGACTTCGTTCGCACAAGAGTGGGCGAAGCGCTATGTCCAAAAGTTCCAGTCAGAGTCCCGGGGGATTGAGAACCCGGGCGATCGCCAAGGGAACAATGATCCGGAATTAACCACTCGGACTCAGGTGGCACAGACCCTGCGGCAGTCCTTGCGCTTGTGTATTGCCCAAGGGTTGTCCAAAACTGAAATCCTTTTAGCATCACGGTTAAAACATCATGAAGTTCATTGCCAAGAGGTGACTTCCTGGGAGATTGCGGCGAAAACTCATCAAATTTATGAACAGGCGATCGCTCTTTATGCTCAGGGAGATTCGCCTCACCAACTCGCCAGGGCGATCGCACCGATATTAAGTCGATTGCGGAAAGTCCACGCCACCTCGGAACCGTTGACTATTGCCTGGATTAATTTGCAATTTTACTACACCGGGCAGTTATTATTACAGCAGGCTGAGGAGACGGAACGCTTGTGCTTAGAAACCTATTTTAAAGTGATTCAGGACTACTTAAATTTACCCCTGCAACGGTTGTATGAAGCGGCAGCAAAATTAGAGTGGAATGACGCTCCCTTACAGGCAGTGAGAAAACTGCTGCCGATGAGTTCGCAGATTGCTACGGAAATTTGCGATCGCATTCGGCAACTGTATCCCCAGCACCAAAGTAACAGCGGTTCCCTGAATGATGAACGCATCCGCAAATCCAG includes:
- the kaiC gene encoding circadian clock protein KaiC codes for the protein MNLTKPSGESEERMPLGVHKIRTMIEGFDDISHGGMPVGRTTLVSGTSGTGKTLFAVQFLYNGITFFEEPGVFVTFEESPSDIIKNAYSFGWDLQGLIDQGKLFILDASPDPEGQDVVGNFDLSALIERIQYAIRKYKAKRVSIDSVTAVFQQYDAASVVRREIFRLVARLKQVGATTIMTTERVEEYGPVARFGVEEFVSDNVVIVRNVLEGERRRRTLEILKLRGTTHMKGEYPFTITNEGINIFPLGAMRLTQRSSNVRVSSGVKTLDTMCGGGFFKDSIILATGATGTGKTLLVSKFLEDACKSGQRAMMFAYEESRAQLLRNAYSWGIDFEELEEKGLLRILCAYPESAGLEDHLQIIKTDISEFKPARIAIDSLSALARGVSNNAFRQFVIGVTGYAKQEEITGFFTNTTDQFMGAHSITESHISTITDTILMLQYVEIRGEMSRAINVFKMRGSWHDKGIREYSISQKGPDIKGSSDFLVISFSNHLVDI
- a CDS encoding ISL3 family transposase, with the translated sequence MENYLNLMLGLPEVTVAKVLTEENEVYLNIKLTNLGTNCPKCQGYTTEINQNRPMIVRDLSCFDKFTYLLVPRRQFYCRCCQKYFTENLSWIDWKRRHTLRYEINIFERVVSSSIAQVASTEGLSYDETEGIFNQIAKKQEDQHWLEATRISLDEIAMHKGHQDYKAVICDLDKKKLIEVVDGRTQDCLIERLSELPIKVKKAVKEVSVDMWHGFPKVIKEIFPNAQIVTDRFHVMKLLIEELKKIAKSSGVNEKNKLSLILRNKIDLKDSERDELENLLSKSKRLKAAYEYKEEFRNIYETSQSVSEGEKRFQEWLKKARQVYGKVINTISEHLSTICNYFISHASSGVMEGINNKIKLVKRQGYGFRNFENFRLRLLAAFSS